The sequence below is a genomic window from Pleurocapsa sp. PCC 7327.
TTTCAATAGATTGATGAGAATGAGAACGTCTGCTCATAATTGAATACTAATTTTGGATTTTATTCTTCTGAATCGACGAATGTAATAATGCGGGGCTTGCTCATTTTTTCTAATGCGGGCTTAAGCTGGATCAAACTTTCTCTAATTTCTATTAGTGCCTGATTTAGATAGCGAGCTTGTTCTAGCGAGGCTAAAACCCGTTCTAGACTTTGTGTAAGTCGATTGATTTCTGATAGTTGCATGGCTGCTTTTTCTAAATCAGCTATGCGAGTTCCTAGCATTTGCGAAGCGCGTTCGAGTCGAGCGCTAATTTGTTGCGTTTGACTGACAAAACTTGTTGACATTTCTGCATGAGTTGTTTTTACTGTCCCAATTATAGCGCGAATTTCTCCCAGCAAATTTTGATGGATTTCTTTCTGTTTTTCCAAAACAGATACATTATTTCCTTCGATCGCTTCAACAATGCTGCGAATTTCTGCGATCAAGTTTTGATTGGTATTTTTTTGTTTTTCTAAGGCAGTTGTATAAGCATATCTGTCTTCAAGAGCCATACGATTTACTTGACCGATTTGTTCGATAAGTTTAGAATGAACCTCTTGCAGTTTGCTCACTTCGCTGACGAAGTTTTGGGCTAAAGTTGCTACTGCTTGTCGAGCATATTCATGGGCGGGTTTAATTAAAGCTTCAGGCTCTGGTAAATGTTCTTTAACAGCTTTATCGATCGCGCGATCGATCGCTTGTTCGTCGAGATCGGTTTTATCTTTAAAACGAGGCAGAAGGTGGTCGTTAATATAAACATCAATTCCCAATAATAATCGAG
It includes:
- a CDS encoding MotA/TolQ/ExbB proton channel family protein, which encodes MKALKNFWIPETIQLGDPNAKDIVQVQKTLARDGRLIAIRCSRVIATYIQSGNRKAASELALDDSSFYVSASESSYTFPRILIWAIPLLGFIGTVFGISEAVNGFSGLLEKAADVEQIKEGIGTVTTGLAIAFDTTLLALFLSVLVMIPLVALERLESRLLLGIDVYINDHLLPRFKDKTDLDEQAIDRAIDKAVKEHLPEPEALIKPAHEYARQAVATLAQNFVSEVSKLQEVHSKLIEQIGQVNRMALEDRYAYTTALEKQKNTNQNLIAEIRSIVEAIEGNNVSVLEKQKEIHQNLLGEIRAIIGTVKTTHAEMSTSFVSQTQQISARLERASQMLGTRIADLEKAAMQLSEINRLTQSLERVLASLEQARYLNQALIEIRESLIQLKPALEKMSKPRIITFVDSEE